The Virgibacillus sp. MSP4-1 genome has a segment encoding these proteins:
- a CDS encoding PstS family phosphate ABC transporter substrate-binding protein, with the protein MLKHKRLLILIVMILTLGILAACGDSGETNEEGNNNQETSNANEGASEEENSSLSGTVKLAGSSTVFPIMEYVTYEFTKKYPNVDTPLESIGSGGGFERSTKGEIDFSNASRPIKKEEKAIAEENGIELIETVLAYDGLSVVVSQKNDFVDKLTVEQLRDIFLAERGNKKWSDINPSWPDEEIVIYSPGHASGTFDYFNEAILEEKPMREGEGVTLSEDDNLLVRGIQNDPYAIGYFGYAYYVENKDTLKALGIDNGNGAVKPSPETIQDGSYSPLSRPLFTYINRKSLEEKETVQAFTEFLLSGAAASGAKEVGYVALPEEKYQSQLKELKSIYE; encoded by the coding sequence ATGTTGAAGCACAAAAGATTATTAATTTTGATTGTTATGATTTTGACGCTCGGTATTTTAGCAGCATGTGGTGATAGTGGAGAAACAAATGAAGAAGGAAATAACAATCAGGAGACTTCAAATGCAAATGAAGGAGCTAGTGAAGAAGAGAATTCTTCGCTTTCAGGAACTGTAAAGCTAGCTGGATCTTCAACTGTGTTTCCTATTATGGAATATGTAACCTATGAATTTACGAAAAAATATCCTAACGTTGATACCCCGCTTGAGAGCATCGGTTCTGGTGGAGGATTCGAAAGGTCAACGAAGGGGGAAATTGACTTTAGTAATGCTTCCCGTCCAATTAAGAAAGAAGAAAAAGCCATTGCTGAAGAAAATGGCATTGAACTGATCGAAACGGTGTTAGCTTATGATGGTTTGTCCGTTGTTGTCAGTCAGAAAAATGATTTTGTAGATAAATTAACTGTTGAGCAATTAAGAGATATCTTCCTTGCCGAACGCGGAAATAAAAAATGGTCTGATATTAATCCATCCTGGCCTGACGAAGAAATTGTGATTTATTCCCCAGGGCATGCATCAGGAACATTTGATTACTTTAATGAAGCGATTCTTGAAGAAAAACCAATGCGTGAAGGGGAAGGGGTAACTCTTTCAGAGGATGACAATCTGCTGGTAAGAGGAATTCAAAATGACCCATATGCCATTGGGTACTTTGGTTATGCTTACTATGTTGAAAACAAAGATACCCTTAAAGCTCTAGGTATTGATAACGGAAATGGGGCCGTTAAACCATCACCTGAAACGATCCAGGATGGAAGTTACAGTCCTTTATCCCGTCCACTGTTTACGTACATCAACCGTAAATCTTTAGAGGAGAAGGAAACGGTACAAGCATTTACGGAATTCTTACTTTCGGGTGCAGCAGCGTCTGGTGCCAAAGAAGTTGGATATGTGGCACTTCCTGAAGAAAAATATCAATCACAATTAAAAGAGTTAAAGTCCATTTATGAATAA
- the pstA gene encoding phosphate ABC transporter permease PstA → MSMLNQMDMYKRRKRRTLKNKFFHALFFAATTIGLIVLVMLIYRVLSQGMGSLSWDFIRNFAAPYPEEAGLFAGIVGSLYLMGIVAVFSIIIGIATAIYLEEYAKKGKLTSFIQMNIQNLAGVPSVVFGLLGLTFFVYVLDFGFSLLTGGLTMSLLVLPIIVVSSQEALRSVPSDLKEASAAMGASKWQTIFRVILPAALPGMVTGSILALSRAIGETAPLLIVGAATAIYSLPDTALDSYTVMPIQIYSWISKPGDEWPLLAAAGIIILLIILLIMNAIAVYIRNKFQRRY, encoded by the coding sequence ATGTCTATGCTAAATCAAATGGATATGTATAAAAGAAGAAAGAGAAGAACATTGAAGAATAAGTTTTTTCATGCCCTGTTTTTTGCAGCGACTACTATTGGATTAATTGTGTTAGTCATGTTAATTTACCGTGTGCTCTCACAGGGTATGGGGAGTTTATCGTGGGATTTTATTCGTAATTTTGCAGCTCCTTATCCCGAAGAGGCCGGGTTATTTGCCGGTATCGTTGGCTCCCTTTATCTCATGGGAATTGTCGCAGTTTTTTCGATTATCATAGGAATTGCTACGGCTATTTATTTAGAAGAATATGCAAAAAAAGGGAAGCTTACATCTTTTATTCAGATGAATATTCAGAACCTGGCAGGAGTACCTTCTGTTGTATTTGGTTTACTTGGACTTACCTTTTTTGTCTACGTGCTTGACTTTGGCTTTTCTTTATTAACCGGAGGACTTACGATGAGTCTTCTCGTTCTTCCTATTATAGTCGTGTCATCTCAGGAAGCTTTACGTTCAGTACCCAGCGATTTAAAAGAGGCATCAGCGGCTATGGGAGCGTCTAAATGGCAGACAATTTTCAGGGTTATTTTGCCTGCTGCCTTACCAGGAATGGTTACAGGTTCCATTCTGGCTTTGTCAAGGGCTATAGGAGAAACAGCTCCTCTTCTAATTGTAGGTGCGGCAACAGCTATCTATTCACTACCGGATACAGCACTCGACTCGTATACGGTTATGCCTATTCAGATATACAGCTGGATTAGTAAACCAGGAGATGAATGGCCTCTGCTGGCTGCAGCCGGAATTATTATATTGTTAATCATCTTGTTAATTATGAACGCTATTGCTGTCTATATTCGAAATAAATTTCAACGTCGTTATTAA
- a CDS encoding rhomboid family intramembrane serine protease, translated as MYIHDEYYFWQIAQHLMMKHQFELLQANEQTHEIWFHKTIEKKSVVVRLYLQNFDWANHLKRDITSVLGRVKSIQRSLRKKEVIIHNLYISELEPVDDWEFLKKPMQLKDKKDLIIHTYYLDEQNRQEELNRFFTGINAESPEVILPKDEETSVNQIKDIKREMMNNHRQQQKEIASLFSHGKPVLTYLLLVINVLVFFFLEMQPGGSQNTQNLIEWGAKFNPYIVEGEWWRILSSMFLHIGFAHIIMNMLALYYLGNTVERMYGSLKFFFIYFLAGIFGGLASFAFNDSVAAGASGAIFGLFGALLYFGFEHKKLFFQTMGTNLIFIIGLNIAMGLSVPGIDNGAHMGGLAGGFLAAALVQMPERRRTMIRIVSIIVYVTVASGLLIYGAERTNASTNPQTAIVKASKYFENEQYEKVIEVLDPVIENGETSNEILYFNRANAHYLLNHLDQARKDFESAIQIKPDLANAHFNLSLVYSDLEQYDKAREHAEKAARLKPNNQDFQNLKDRLGEFRNSLN; from the coding sequence ATGTATATTCACGATGAATATTATTTTTGGCAAATAGCACAGCATCTGATGATGAAGCATCAATTTGAGCTGCTGCAGGCAAATGAACAAACCCATGAAATCTGGTTTCATAAAACGATAGAGAAAAAGTCCGTAGTTGTTCGTTTGTATTTGCAGAACTTTGATTGGGCCAATCACTTAAAACGGGATATTACTTCTGTATTAGGAAGAGTAAAAAGCATTCAAAGATCCCTCAGAAAAAAAGAGGTTATCATTCATAATCTGTACATTTCTGAACTTGAGCCCGTTGATGATTGGGAATTTCTAAAAAAGCCGATGCAATTAAAAGATAAGAAAGATCTTATCATACATACCTACTATCTTGATGAGCAAAATCGGCAGGAAGAATTAAATCGATTTTTCACGGGTATAAATGCTGAATCACCGGAAGTCATCCTTCCCAAGGATGAAGAGACCTCCGTTAATCAGATTAAGGATATAAAAAGAGAGATGATGAACAATCACCGCCAACAGCAAAAAGAAATCGCCTCTCTGTTCAGCCATGGCAAACCGGTGCTAACCTATCTGCTGCTGGTGATTAATGTACTGGTATTTTTCTTTCTTGAAATGCAGCCTGGCGGTTCACAGAATACACAGAACCTTATTGAATGGGGAGCAAAATTTAATCCCTATATAGTTGAAGGGGAATGGTGGAGAATTCTTTCTTCCATGTTTCTGCATATTGGTTTTGCTCATATTATTATGAATATGCTGGCCCTTTATTATCTGGGGAATACTGTAGAACGCATGTATGGGTCACTGAAATTCTTTTTTATTTATTTTCTGGCAGGTATATTCGGCGGTTTAGCCAGCTTTGCTTTTAATGATTCCGTAGCAGCTGGAGCATCTGGGGCTATTTTTGGTTTGTTCGGTGCTTTGCTGTATTTTGGATTTGAACATAAAAAGCTGTTCTTCCAAACAATGGGGACGAATTTAATATTTATCATCGGCTTAAATATCGCTATGGGATTGTCTGTTCCCGGTATTGATAATGGAGCTCATATGGGTGGATTGGCCGGAGGATTTCTGGCTGCAGCTCTTGTACAAATGCCTGAACGAAGAAGAACCATGATTCGAATTGTATCCATTATTGTATATGTGACAGTTGCTTCCGGACTGCTCATTTATGGAGCTGAGCGGACGAATGCTTCCACCAATCCGCAGACCGCTATTGTAAAGGCCAGTAAATACTTTGAAAACGAACAATATGAAAAGGTTATTGAAGTATTGGATCCGGTTATAGAGAATGGCGAAACATCCAATGAAATCCTGTATTTTAACCGGGCGAATGCACACTATTTATTGAACCATTTAGATCAGGCAAGAAAAGATTTTGAGTCTGCCATTCAGATAAAACCCGACCTTGCCAATGCTCATTTTAATTTATCCTTGGTCTATAGTGATCTGGAGCAGTACGATAAAGCACGGGAACATGCCGAAAAAGCGGCTCGTTTAAAGCCAAATAACCAGGATTTTCAAAACTTAAAGGACCGATTAGGAGAATTCCGGAACTCTTTGAATTAA
- the pstC gene encoding phosphate ABC transporter permease subunit PstC — MAIQQTEPKTWTIQDKMNARKERQKKLRKLEKLVPVFLFLCAIISILTTLGILYTLVSSAVTFFSEVSFSEFFLNTDWKPWSGSFGILPLITGTLLITGIAILVAVPLGLASAIFLSEYASDRTRRIVKPLIEILAGIPTVVYGFFALTFVTPLLQNVIPDLKIFNALSGGIVVGIMIIPMIASLSEDAMSAVPNSIREGAYALGATRFEVAMKVVVPAALSGIIASFVLGISRAIGETMIVTIAAGQSPNLTLDPTQSIQTLTSFIVQGTSGDTGYGTTIYYSVYAVGITLFVFTLAMNLLSQYVSRKFREEY, encoded by the coding sequence ATGGCTATTCAGCAGACAGAACCAAAAACATGGACCATTCAGGATAAAATGAATGCCAGAAAAGAAAGACAAAAAAAACTAAGAAAGCTTGAAAAACTTGTTCCTGTATTTTTATTTTTATGTGCTATTATTTCCATTTTAACGACATTGGGTATTTTATATACGTTAGTAAGTTCAGCTGTTACATTTTTCAGCGAAGTATCATTTTCAGAGTTTTTTCTGAATACAGATTGGAAGCCGTGGTCGGGTTCATTTGGGATTCTGCCTTTGATTACCGGAACACTTCTCATTACTGGAATTGCAATACTGGTTGCTGTTCCACTGGGTCTGGCGTCAGCTATTTTTCTAAGTGAGTATGCCAGTGATCGAACAAGACGAATTGTAAAACCTCTTATTGAAATTCTGGCAGGTATTCCTACAGTCGTTTACGGGTTTTTTGCTCTCACATTTGTTACACCTTTGTTACAGAATGTAATTCCGGATCTGAAAATTTTTAATGCGTTAAGTGGGGGAATTGTAGTAGGTATCATGATTATCCCCATGATTGCATCCCTGTCTGAGGATGCCATGAGTGCCGTTCCAAATAGCATTCGTGAAGGAGCTTATGCACTTGGAGCTACACGGTTTGAAGTTGCCATGAAGGTTGTGGTTCCTGCTGCTTTATCAGGAATTATCGCTTCATTTGTTTTAGGAATTTCAAGAGCTATCGGGGAGACAATGATTGTGACCATTGCAGCCGGACAGTCTCCAAATTTAACGCTTGATCCAACACAATCGATTCAAACTTTAACATCGTTTATTGTGCAAGGTACTTCTGGGGACACGGGGTATGGCACAACAATATATTATAGTGTTTATGCAGTTGGAATTACTCTGTTTGTCTTTACTTTAGCTATGAATCTCCTATCACAATATGTTTCGCGTAAATTCAGGGAGGAATACTAA
- the phoU gene encoding phosphate signaling complex protein PhoU, whose product MAIRENFEGDIQIVSELIQELAEMSDSALKQAVESLYQKDIKKAQAIIEEDDKIDQKEMEINDKTVLLIAKQQPFAKDLRRLIISLKISSDIERMADHAVNIAKSAIHLGEDHPLSIHSMIAVMADKAREMSALAIKAFKNEDISLARKLAEMDDEIDEMYGTVVKEMLDESASNPQINQYMMQMAFSARFIERYADHITNIGENIFFLVKGETYDLNE is encoded by the coding sequence ATGGCAATACGGGAGAATTTTGAAGGGGATATACAGATTGTAAGCGAGTTAATTCAGGAGCTAGCTGAAATGAGTGATTCAGCATTGAAGCAAGCAGTTGAAAGCTTATATCAAAAGGATATTAAAAAAGCTCAGGCAATCATTGAAGAAGACGATAAGATCGATCAGAAAGAAATGGAAATTAATGATAAAACAGTCTTGTTAATTGCGAAACAGCAGCCCTTTGCAAAGGACCTGAGAAGGCTTATTATATCCCTCAAGATTTCATCGGATATAGAACGAATGGCTGATCATGCTGTCAATATTGCAAAGTCTGCCATACATCTTGGGGAGGACCATCCATTAAGCATTCATTCAATGATCGCTGTGATGGCCGATAAAGCAAGGGAAATGTCGGCTTTAGCTATAAAAGCCTTTAAAAACGAGGATATTTCACTTGCCAGAAAGCTCGCTGAAATGGATGATGAAATCGATGAAATGTACGGTACTGTTGTCAAAGAAATGCTTGATGAATCCGCATCAAATCCGCAAATCAACCAATATATGATGCAAATGGCTTTTAGTGCAAGGTTTATTGAACGCTACGCCGATCATATTACGAATATCGGGGAAAATATTTTCTTTTTAGTAAAGGGCGAAACCTATGATTTAAATGAATAA
- the pstB gene encoding phosphate ABC transporter ATP-binding protein PstB, which yields MTTLTKPEVKKQVEEKLVGKNSVFEVTNLNLWYGSDQALYDISMNIAENEITAIIGPSGCGKSTFIKTLNRMVEMVPIVKTSGSIKYNEENIFDSGYSVEDLRTKVGMVFQKPNPFPKSIYDNVAYGPRIHGIKKKKDLDIIVEKSLKDAALWEEVKDRLDENAYGLSGGQQQRLCIARCLAIEPDVILMDEPTSALDPISTLKVEELVQNLREKYSIVIVTHNMQQAARISDKTAFFLNGELVEFSDTNHLFSNPDDKRTEDYITGRFG from the coding sequence ATGACTACGCTGACAAAACCAGAGGTAAAGAAACAAGTTGAAGAGAAATTGGTGGGAAAAAATTCTGTTTTTGAAGTAACAAATCTTAATTTATGGTATGGATCGGACCAGGCTTTATATGATATTTCGATGAATATAGCTGAAAATGAAATCACAGCTATTATTGGTCCGTCTGGATGCGGGAAATCAACGTTTATAAAGACCTTGAATCGAATGGTTGAAATGGTTCCGATTGTGAAAACATCCGGATCGATAAAATACAATGAGGAAAATATTTTTGACTCAGGCTATAGTGTAGAAGACCTGCGAACAAAGGTAGGTATGGTGTTTCAAAAGCCGAATCCATTTCCGAAATCGATTTATGATAATGTTGCTTATGGACCACGAATTCACGGGATTAAAAAGAAAAAAGATCTGGATATTATCGTAGAGAAGAGTCTTAAAGATGCTGCACTGTGGGAGGAAGTAAAGGATCGCCTGGATGAAAACGCCTATGGCTTATCAGGAGGACAGCAGCAGCGGTTGTGTATCGCCAGGTGTCTTGCTATCGAACCTGATGTAATTTTAATGGATGAGCCTACGTCTGCATTGGACCCGATTTCCACACTGAAGGTAGAAGAGCTTGTTCAAAATTTACGCGAAAAATACAGTATCGTTATCGTCACCCATAACATGCAGCAGGCAGCACGAATTTCAGATAAAACGGCCTTTTTCCTGAATGGTGAGTTAGTGGAGTTTTCTGATACCAATCACTTGTTTTCTAATCCAGACGATAAACGAACAGAGGATTATATTACAGGCAGGTTTGGATAA
- a CDS encoding 5-formyltetrahydrofolate cyclo-ligase yields MDKKELRRWGIQNLKSISETQRAHLSKKITSHVIDTEWFHKSDVIGVTVSKSYELDTSYLIHIAWEAGKKICVPKCYPNQNHHMKFFIITGFDQLESVYAGLLEPDPDQAEEIPGDQIDFLVVPGIWFDREGYRTGFGGGYYDRFLQDFTNVTISLAANSQILPAVPRDVYDLPVQHLVTEDGILF; encoded by the coding sequence ATGGATAAAAAGGAGTTGCGCAGATGGGGGATTCAAAACCTGAAGAGTATCAGTGAAACTCAACGTGCACATTTATCAAAAAAAATAACCAGTCATGTCATCGATACTGAGTGGTTTCACAAATCTGATGTAATAGGCGTAACTGTATCCAAATCCTATGAACTGGACACCTCATATCTTATACATATAGCCTGGGAAGCAGGGAAAAAGATATGTGTACCGAAGTGCTATCCAAATCAAAATCATCATATGAAGTTCTTTATCATTACCGGCTTTGACCAATTGGAAAGCGTATATGCAGGTCTTTTAGAGCCTGATCCTGATCAAGCAGAAGAAATCCCGGGGGATCAGATTGATTTTCTTGTTGTTCCCGGCATCTGGTTTGATCGGGAAGGGTATCGAACAGGCTTTGGCGGAGGGTATTATGATCGATTTTTACAAGACTTTACAAATGTGACGATATCACTCGCTGCCAACAGTCAAATTCTCCCTGCCGTTCCCAGAGATGTCTATGATCTACCTGTACAGCATTTGGTTACAGAGGATGGTATCCTGTTTTAA
- the rpmG gene encoding 50S ribosomal protein L33 yields the protein MRVQVTLACTESSDRNYITTKNKRNNAERIEMKKFCPRCNKHTLHRETK from the coding sequence ATGCGAGTACAAGTGACTTTGGCGTGCACTGAATCCAGTGACCGTAACTATATTACAACAAAAAACAAACGAAACAATGCAGAGCGTATTGAAATGAAAAAATTCTGCCCTCGTTGCAACAAACATACATTGCATCGTGAGACTAAATAA